One Candidatus Binatus sp. genomic region harbors:
- a CDS encoding ABC transporter permease — MRRGFFTLEGIGASMVASLFAIAILAPWLAPHDPTRAVAPTFGDPGAPSIAFPMGTDELGRDVLSRIIYGARISLTVGVAAMAVTMTIGVAIGLCSGFFGGATDFILMRFTDVMLSLPALLLAMALVAVLRPSLTTILLVIGLVSWTQVARVVRAETLTMSKRDFVLGARALGAPSGQLIARHILPNVLPIIVVMAALGTSGTLLLDAALSFLGLGVPPPTPSWGRMIEEATIYFRTAPWLATFPGLAIFYAVLGFNLLGYGFLRRRSR; from the coding sequence ATGCGCCGCGGATTTTTCACGCTCGAGGGTATCGGCGCATCGATGGTGGCAAGCCTCTTCGCGATCGCGATCCTCGCGCCGTGGCTCGCCCCGCATGATCCCACGCGCGCGGTGGCGCCGACATTCGGCGACCCTGGCGCGCCGTCGATCGCGTTTCCGATGGGTACCGACGAACTCGGCCGCGACGTGCTGTCGCGAATAATTTACGGCGCCAGGATTTCGCTGACCGTCGGCGTCGCCGCGATGGCGGTGACGATGACGATCGGCGTCGCGATCGGTTTGTGCTCGGGATTTTTCGGCGGCGCGACCGATTTCATCCTGATGCGCTTCACCGACGTGATGCTCTCGCTGCCGGCGCTGTTGCTCGCGATGGCTCTGGTAGCCGTTCTGCGCCCGAGCCTGACGACGATCCTGCTGGTGATTGGACTGGTTTCGTGGACTCAAGTCGCGCGCGTGGTGCGGGCCGAAACGCTCACGATGTCGAAGCGCGACTTCGTTCTCGGCGCGCGCGCGCTCGGTGCGCCATCGGGGCAACTGATCGCGCGCCACATTCTTCCCAACGTGCTGCCGATCATCGTCGTGATGGCGGCGCTCGGAACCTCCGGCACGCTGCTGCTCGACGCGGCGCTGAGTTTCTTAGGCCTCGGCGTGCCGCCGCCGACGCCGAGTTGGGGCCGCATGATTGAAGAGGCGACGATTTATTTCCGCACCGCGCCGTGGCTCGCGACCTTCCCCGGCCTCGCGATTTTCTATGCGGTGCTCGGTTTCAATCTGCTCGGCTATGGATTTCTGCGCAGGCGCTCGCGATGA